Genomic window (Aquimarina sp. BL5):
TGGTTAAAACCTCTTTCTCTCAATCTCTTAGGATGGAGAGGTACTGGAATAACAGAATCAATACATTGATAATCAGATAATTGGTTTAATTCTCCGCCCAGCCAAATGCCAAGTTCTTTACCTATTTCTTCTCTACCTCTATACTTAAGATTATGAATCAAATTTTGTACTAAACTATCCTTTTCAAACACCAATAATGAGGTAGCATTTTCTATTTTGGCTCGCCCATAAAATACTTTTTCGATCTTTTTAGCGTTTACCTTATGAAAATTACCTAATGGGAGCTTGTGTCTACAAGAAGTACACAGGATCCTTTCGTTTTTATATAAAGGATTGTCACAAGCGGAACAAAATATAGGATAGAATAAATAAGCTAAGTCGCTTAACATATTAGGTCAATTAACATTAATTATTATATTTAACTAAATTTACTATTTTAACGTAACCATCAAAAATTAGAAATTTATTATGACAACTCAAAACAATAACTTGACCCTTAAGATACTAATTGGTGTTCTGGGAGCTCTTTTATTAATTCTGGGGATCTTCACGTATAAGTTTTACAACGAAGAAAAGAGAGAAAAAGCAATTTTGCAACAAGAAAAGGATTTAATTGAAAGTGAATTAGGAGAATTAATCACAAAATATGACAATGCTATTGCACTTAATGAGGTAATGGATGATCATTTACTAAAAGAAAAGCAGCGTGTTGTTGTTTTATTAGATAGTTTAAAAGACTATGATGCTAATGTAGCATTGATTGCGCGATATAGAAGAGAAGTAAGTAAACTGAAAAAAGAGCGTGAAAGATTATTTAAATTGGCGGATAGTTTAACTACTGCTAATGCTCAGTTAGCTACTGATTTAGATAGTACTTCTACAGCTTTATCAGAAAGAATTGTATTCTCTGATTCTTTGGCATCACAGAATAGTAAATTGGCAGAAATTGTAGAAAGAGGATCTGCTTTACAGGCTTCAGGTATCAAAGCAGAAGGAGTTAGAGTAAGAAATAGTGGTAAAATTACTACTACATCAAGATCAAGTAGAGCTGAAAAAGTAAGAGTTTGTTTTACACTATCACCTAATAAATTGACTGAAAAAGGAGATAAGGATTTATTCGTTCAGGTTATTAATCCTGAAAATAATCTTATTGGAGATAAAGTTTCGATAAACTTTGATGATGCGGTTCTTACGTATAGTGGTCGTAATAAAGTGTTTTATGAGAATGATGCTTTAGACGTTTGTGTTTTAGTAGACGCATCAGATGGAGAGTTAGTAAAAGGAAACTATGTAGTAAATTTATTCTCTGGTCCTAGAATGATTTCTAATACACAGTTTGAATTGAAATAAGAATAATTTTTCAAAACATAAATACCAAACCACCATGTTATTAGTAATATGGTGGTTTTTTTGTGTTTTTGTCAGAAATTACTTTATCCGATCATTAATTAAATAAATTCGTTTTCAATTCTTGTAAATTCAGTTATTTTTGCGCCATGGCAAATCAAGAAGATAAATTTAAGAAGGTTATAGCTCATGCTAAGGAGTATGGGTATATTTTTGGTTCTAGTGAGATCTATGATGGATTGAGCGCGGTATATGATTACGGGCAAAATGGAGCCGAGCTTAAAAAGAACATTAGAGAATATTGGTGGAAGAGCATGGTGCATATGAACCAAAATATTGTAGGGTTGGATGCTGCAATATTTATGCACCCAACGACCTGGAAAGCTTCAGGCCACGTAGATGCTTTTAGTGATCCACTTATAGATAATAAAGATTCTAAAAAAAGATATAGAGCGGATGTGTTGTTAGAGGATTATGCTGAAAAACAATACCAAAAAGCTCAAAAAGAAATAGCGAAAGCTAAAAAACGTTTTGGAGACTCTTTTGATGAAGAACAATATATTACAACCAACCCGAGAGTAGTAAAATATCTTTCAGAACAACAGAGAGTATTGAAGCGTATGGCAAAATCTTTGGAAAATGAAGATCTAGCCGATGTAAAAGCGTTGATTGAAGAACTAGGTATTGCTGATCCCGATACAGGATCTAAAAACTGGACAGATGTTAGGCAATTTAATCTGATGTTCGGTACTAAGCTTGGTGCCTCTGCAGAGTCTGCTACGGATTTATACTTAAGACCAGAAACAGCGCAAGGTATTTTTGTTAATTTTTTGAATGTTCAGAAAACAGGTCGAATGAAAATTCCTTTTGGAATAGCACAGACAGGTAAGGCATTTAGAAATGAGATTGTTGCAAGACAATTTATCTTTAGAATGCGTGAGTTTGAACAAATGGAAATGCAGTTCTTTGTGCGTCCAGGAGAAGAAATGAAGTGGTATGAGCATTGGAAAGAAACGCGATTAAACTGGCATTTATCATTAGGATTAGGAAAAGAAAATTATCGTTTCCACGATCATGATAAGTTAGCACATTATGCAAATGCTGCAGCAGATATAGAATTTAATTTCCCATTTGGATTTAAAGAATTGGAAGGAATTCACTCTAGAACAGATTTTGACTTAAAAGCACACGAAGAGTTTTCGGGTAAAAAATTACAATTTTTTGATCCAGAATTAAAAGAAAGCTATGTTCCTTATGTAGTGGAAACATCAGTAGGATTGGACAGAATGTTTCTTGCTGTATTCTCTACCGCATTGCAGGATGAGGTACTAGAAGATGGATCTAGTAGAGTAGTCTTAAAATTACCGGCAGTGGTAGCGCCAGTGAAGGCAGCTATTCTCCCATTAGTTAAAAAAGATGGCCTACCAGAAGTTGCAGAAAAAATTGTAGAAGATCTTAAATGGAAATTCAATGTAGCTTATGATGAGAAGGATGCTATTGGGCGTCGTTACAGAAGGCAAGATGCAGCAGGAACACCGATATGTATTACAGTAGATCATGATACATTAAATGATCAAACGGTGACGATAAGAGATAGAGATACTATGGAGCAGAAACGTGTTCCGATTTCAGAACTAAAATCCATTATCTCAGAAAAAGTGGATGCAGAATTTTGGTTAAAATAAAATAACAACAGCAATGAAAAGCCGCCTCTTAAGCGGCTTTTTTTTATTTTAACTACAGGATAATAGATAGGTTTAGTAGGGTTTATAGAGATTTAACTGTTTAATTATATGTCTAGGGGCGACATTTTTTAGTTCTAAAGAAACTTGGAGCTTTCTAATTATAAGAAATCTCTTTTGTTTCCCGTTATAAGTATAGATTAAGTGTTTAGTTTTTATCATATTTTAATGTATTAATTGTATTTTAGACCAAAAATTGAAATAATTCTCATCTTAAAAATTCTCTTATGCTATTGAAAAGGATAACTTTCTTTTCTTTTTTGTTTTTCTGCGTAGTTGGTTTTTCCCAGAATAAAAAAACCATGACTGCTACGTTGGTTACTTCTTCTAGTTATATGAAAGATGTAGAACCACTGAAGGGTAAGAAGTTGATCCCGGAAGAAATTAGAGAAGGAGAGGTAAACCCTAAGAGAACTGGTGCTAATAAAATTGTACCTGGTAAAGGATTGCCAAAAGGGCAAGATGCTTTATTATTAAAGCAAAAAAGTGCTAGCAATACTAGAGCTAATAGAGCTCCTTCATTGATTTTTGAAGCTAATTCCAGTTCTTTTTCTCCATCCGATCCTACAGGAGCGATAGGGCCTAATCATTATATAACGGCTAAAAATTTTGCGTTTGCAATCTATGATAGAAATGGAAATGTTTTAGTGCCTTCTACCTCCTTGACTAATATTTTTCCAGGAGAATCCTTGGGAGATCCGATTGTGTTTTATGATAATTTTGCTGATCGATTTGTAATAACACAGTTTAGTGAGACTCCTAATGGTTTTTTAGTGGCAGTTTGTAAAGGCCCTGATCCTGTTAATGATGGATGGTATACATATCGTTTTAATACCGGTAGTTTTCCGGATTATACTAAATTTTCAATTTGGTCAGATGGCTATTATGTGACAGCTAATAAAGATCAAGGACAGCAAATGACAAGTGAGGTGGTATATGTTATAGATAGAGAACAAATGCTAACAGGTGTTGATAGAGCCCAAATGATTGGTTTTCCTTTACCTGGATCCAGAGTTGGAAGGTTTTATAGCCCAGCTTCTTTTAATGCAATAGGAAGTTCTCTTCCTCCAGCTGGAAATGCAAAGATCATTTATTTTCAGGATGATGAATGGGAAGGGGTTAACGAAGATGCACTAAAATTATGGACAATTAATGTAGATTGGATTAATCCCGAACAATCTACGATTGCTGAAGCAGAAGAACTAAATGTTAGTAATGGAAATATAACTCCTTTTGATTCTACATTTGATGGAGGTTCGTTTGGAAATCTTCCACAGCCAGGTACAGCGGGCCAAGATATTGATGTTTTACAGGGTACTGTAATGTATGCAACTAATTATAGAAGGTTTTGTAGTTATAATTCTGTAGTATTAAATTTTCCGATAGATATTGACGATAGATTAGATTCGGATAATTTGTCTGGAATAAGATGGTATGAGCTCCGTCAAAATGGTGATGATCAGCCGTGGTCCGTATTTCAGGAAGGAACATATACCTCACCTGGCGGTAAAAGCGCCTGGTGTGCGAGTATGATCATGGATATTTTTGGAAATATCGGAATGGGTTATACGACTATTGGTACTGTAGCTGATGGTGCAAATACGGATAGTTTTGGTTCTATTAGATATACCGGACGATTAGCCGATGATCCTTTAGGAACTATGACTTTTGCAGAACAGACGATAGCTGTAGGTACTGATGTAAGTATAACGACAAGAAATCGTTATGGCGATTATGCACAGATTACTGTAGATCCACTTGATGATCAAACATTTTGGCATATTGCAGAGTACTTTGAGGGTACAGGAAACAATGCTAGAGATATTGTTGGAGTATTCAAAATTGCGGAAAACGTGGCAAATGATGTAGGTGTTATTAGCATTGATACTCCGGATGATGCTACTTTTACTACTTCTGAAGTGATTACTGTTACTATTAAGAATTATGGTACTACAACACAAAATAATATTCCAATAAGTTATTCTATTAATGGAGGAACGGCCGTTAATGAAATTTTTACAGGAACTATTGGGGCAGGCCAAACGACATCGTTTACTTTTAATACAACTGCAAATTTAACCGGTAGTGATACCTCTTTCATTCTAGCAGAAACAAATCAAGTTGGTGATGTTATGCCTGAAAATGATTGTATAACTAAAGAAATTTCTAATTTGTTACCAAATGATGTAGGAGCTATTAGCTTAGTATCTCCCATATCTGGAGGAGGTCTTTCGTCTGAAGAAGCTATTACGATAAGTATCAGGAATTATGGGGGTTCTCCACAATCCAATATTCCGGTTTTTTATACGCTTGATGGTGGAGCAGTGGTGAGTGAAATATTTACGGGAACTATCGATGTTGGAGAAACTGCCCAATATACATTCACCACAACTGCTGATTTATCAGAATTTGCGAGCTATGCGTTTCAGGTAGGAACCTCTTTAGGAATAGATCAGGATATTAATAATGATTCAATAAATAGAATAATCGAGCATCGATTATGTTCGCCTACGTCTGATTGTTTAAGATTTGGAGATGGATTGTCATCTTTTGAATTATCCAATATCTCTAACCGAAATATCGAATGTGGAAATGGCTATGATGATTTCACTAATATGGTAATTAATCTAGATAGATCCATAGGAGTGTATGCATTAACTGTTCAGGTAGGTTTTGCACAAGGTGATTCGGAACAATTATCTTTATGGATAGATTATGATGATGATACTATTTTTGAAGATGAAGAGTTGATTATCAGTAACCAAGTAATATCAGAAGAAAACATTAATCAAACTTTTCTTTTTGCATTAGGTAATGAAGCTCCGTTAGGAACACATTTACTAAGAGTTAGAGCTGGGGATACGAATACCAATAATGGGGCAGATCTTAATGATCCATGTGGGTCTATGCAGTTTGGTACTACACACGATTATACCGTAGAAATAGGAGAAAATACGAATCCTAATTCTGATCTTATAGTGATTAGTCTTCCTAGTAAACAGTTTTTAATTACTATGAGTGATTCTAATGCAGATAATGTTTTAAGGCTTGTAGTTTATAATATAAATGGTCAGATTATTTACGCTAATAATAAAGTAGAAAAAGATGCGAATGGTAGATTTTTTGATAGCGTGGATATGTCATATGCTAGTACAGGAATCTATTTTGTCCGTCTTGGAGGAAGTAAGACGGGGAAATCAGCTAAATTCTCTGTAAACTAATCAACACGTTTACTCATTTCCTGAATAGAGACAGGTCTAGCATCATTACATCTACTACTCATTCTTAGATCGCTATATTTTACCCATACCTTTTCTGGTACATCTATTTTAAAGAAATCCTGAATATTTATAGGGTCTAACTTATCAGCATATTTTTCTACAGTCAGAATATATGGACAGTCTTTTGATTTATTAGTAGAAAGTGTTCCTTTTATAAACCCTTTTTCTAACATTTTTTCTGAATTTATGGTTTGAGAATTGTTTTTATTATCGCTAACAGCTTTTGTATCTGTTCTTTTAGTCGTATTGCAGCTGTACAAGCAAATAATAGTCATTAAGCAAGAAATTTTCAGAAGCCCTCTCATAGTATTTAATTTGTTTTATAAAGATAAGAATAAGTCTTAAACTCATTGCTAAAAATATGCTCTAAGTTGTATGCTGCCTGTATGAATTGTACTAGCTGTTTCGCTTTTTCGACCTAAATATGATATATTAAGATCCAGATATTTGGTTAATTTTTTTTGCGCTAAAACAGACCAGGTATAGTTGTCACCAGGTTGCAAACCATTAAGTAATTGATATCCAACCGGAGAAAAAGCATTTCCTGTAAAATCATTATTAAAATAATTAAACTCACTAGTAATTGATACTTGTTGCTTATTTGCGTAGGCAAAAGAAATTCCCAATTTTTGTTGTGCTAGTGCTTCTTCTCCCGAAATGTTTTCTTGATCATTTAAGAGGTAGAAGACGCTAAATTGTGTTTGAGGAGAAAGTAAATAGGATAATTTAGGTTCAATTTTATAACCTTCTAGGAGGTAGTTTCTATTACCAAAGTTTTCCGAAACACTTTCGGTTTTTACATATTCATTTTTTAGGTCAAAAAGCCAAGTTTTTGCCATTTTGTGTGCAAAAGTTAGTTGATGGCTGTTTATAATATTTTCCTGAAGACCTGTAACTTGTAAGTTAGTGTTTTTAGTAGAAAGAAAAGAGTACGAAGTAGTATAGCGTTGCTTTCCACGGTTAAAGAATAGAGTGTTTCTAAAGCTTAGATTTAATGCTAGTTCATTATCATTTTTTCTAAAAGGATTAATGTCAAAAGAAGCATCATCACGCAGGTTTTTTCTATCTATTATATAAGACGCTTGATTATAAAAATGAGATAAAAGCTTTTTCGTTTTGTTTTTTGATCCAGACCAGGAAAGAGGGTTTAACGTAATAATTTGACTTAGTCGATTTTGATGGGTTTGCACGAAAAGTTGATTGGGAAGCAATACTCTCAGATAAATAGCTTCATCTGTAAATTGAGCAATTTCAAACTCTTCTAATTCCTGAACTCCATTGTCATTATAATCATTCCAGGTATAGGTTCCTTGTCCGGGGTCTACTTGAACATAAGTAAATTCTTGCTGAGGTAAGGTTCCACTATTGGTTTCAAAAACAGTATTCCAGTTAATTTTACCAGCAAAGAATTTCTGATTATATAACAATCTCGAATTTAATGATTGTTCGGTGTCACGGTTTTGATCCTCATTGTTTAGTGTTCTGTAGTTTACAAACAGGGATAATTGAGTGTTGGTCGTGTTTAGTAAATTAGATTTTAAAAAATAGGTATTAGAGGTACTTACTTTGTCCAAAAGATTATT
Coding sequences:
- a CDS encoding ComF family protein encodes the protein MLSDLAYLFYPIFCSACDNPLYKNERILCTSCRHKLPLGNFHKVNAKKIEKVFYGRAKIENATSLLVFEKDSLVQNLIHNLKYRGREEIGKELGIWLGGELNQLSDYQCIDSVIPVPLHPKRLRERGFNQVEKFGREIAKKLDAKYIDNVLKKNSYNEKQSKNSRLTRWINTSETFGIQNESLLINKHILIVDDIVTTGATIEACIQVLKSISGIKISIATMAITI
- a CDS encoding glycine--tRNA ligase — translated: MANQEDKFKKVIAHAKEYGYIFGSSEIYDGLSAVYDYGQNGAELKKNIREYWWKSMVHMNQNIVGLDAAIFMHPTTWKASGHVDAFSDPLIDNKDSKKRYRADVLLEDYAEKQYQKAQKEIAKAKKRFGDSFDEEQYITTNPRVVKYLSEQQRVLKRMAKSLENEDLADVKALIEELGIADPDTGSKNWTDVRQFNLMFGTKLGASAESATDLYLRPETAQGIFVNFLNVQKTGRMKIPFGIAQTGKAFRNEIVARQFIFRMREFEQMEMQFFVRPGEEMKWYEHWKETRLNWHLSLGLGKENYRFHDHDKLAHYANAAADIEFNFPFGFKELEGIHSRTDFDLKAHEEFSGKKLQFFDPELKESYVPYVVETSVGLDRMFLAVFSTALQDEVLEDGSSRVVLKLPAVVAPVKAAILPLVKKDGLPEVAEKIVEDLKWKFNVAYDEKDAIGRRYRRQDAAGTPICITVDHDTLNDQTVTIRDRDTMEQKRVPISELKSIISEKVDAEFWLK
- a CDS encoding GEVED domain-containing protein, which produces MTATLVTSSSYMKDVEPLKGKKLIPEEIREGEVNPKRTGANKIVPGKGLPKGQDALLLKQKSASNTRANRAPSLIFEANSSSFSPSDPTGAIGPNHYITAKNFAFAIYDRNGNVLVPSTSLTNIFPGESLGDPIVFYDNFADRFVITQFSETPNGFLVAVCKGPDPVNDGWYTYRFNTGSFPDYTKFSIWSDGYYVTANKDQGQQMTSEVVYVIDREQMLTGVDRAQMIGFPLPGSRVGRFYSPASFNAIGSSLPPAGNAKIIYFQDDEWEGVNEDALKLWTINVDWINPEQSTIAEAEELNVSNGNITPFDSTFDGGSFGNLPQPGTAGQDIDVLQGTVMYATNYRRFCSYNSVVLNFPIDIDDRLDSDNLSGIRWYELRQNGDDQPWSVFQEGTYTSPGGKSAWCASMIMDIFGNIGMGYTTIGTVADGANTDSFGSIRYTGRLADDPLGTMTFAEQTIAVGTDVSITTRNRYGDYAQITVDPLDDQTFWHIAEYFEGTGNNARDIVGVFKIAENVANDVGVISIDTPDDATFTTSEVITVTIKNYGTTTQNNIPISYSINGGTAVNEIFTGTIGAGQTTSFTFNTTANLTGSDTSFILAETNQVGDVMPENDCITKEISNLLPNDVGAISLVSPISGGGLSSEEAITISIRNYGGSPQSNIPVFYTLDGGAVVSEIFTGTIDVGETAQYTFTTTADLSEFASYAFQVGTSLGIDQDINNDSINRIIEHRLCSPTSDCLRFGDGLSSFELSNISNRNIECGNGYDDFTNMVINLDRSIGVYALTVQVGFAQGDSEQLSLWIDYDDDTIFEDEELIISNQVISEENINQTFLFALGNEAPLGTHLLRVRAGDTNTNNGADLNDPCGSMQFGTTHDYTVEIGENTNPNSDLIVISLPSKQFLITMSDSNADNVLRLVVYNINGQIIYANNKVEKDANGRFFDSVDMSYASTGIYFVRLGGSKTGKSAKFSVN